A single Oncorhynchus tshawytscha isolate Ot180627B linkage group LG01, Otsh_v2.0, whole genome shotgun sequence DNA region contains:
- the LOC112258333 gene encoding zinc finger protein 287 isoform X4 produces MEEKGIPTSSQRPHNKSANRRMPALVNGPLCENRFADSRCLIRQNCSHRRKTLHLHTVWYMVKEMSKPECIEFKEERQEDTISLQNDSRIKGSVESGADEDNRGVTGHTQTDSLFEDYDPHINADQERKSTIQKFQHTNVAHRVWRQGYSGLWTPRSTETDSEDPACSYSEEISPTHVKAHTKQQQQTSVSEESKLFAVESHNVKPVSAMLDSEPYEEKYKSSNNDSSNNLHLQNSISYETSENFGNLAGSGFSNSQGNIRGNTARPKVGIVQSYMAGHKMQHGVGKREKRFVCGFCRKSFTCPKYLQSHQRVHTGEKPFSCSQCGKRFGQAVYLKKHQNVHTGEKPFVCPLCGKQFADASNLIRHKSVHTGERPFI; encoded by the exons CCCACTGTGTGAAAATCGGTTTGCGGACTCGAGGTGTCTCATCAGACAAAACTGTTCACACAGGAGAAAGACCCTCCATCTGCATACAGTCTGG TATATGGTGAAGGAGATGAGTAAGCCTGAGTGCATCGAATTCaaagaggaaagacaggaggaCACCATAAGCCTACAGAATGACTCAAGAATTAaag GCAGTGTTGAATCAGGTGCTGATGAAGACAACAGGGGTGTGACTGGACACACTCAGACCGACAGCCTCTTTGAGGACTATGATCCGCACATCAACGCAGACCAAGAGAGGAAAAGCACGATCCAGAAGTTTCAGCATACGAACGTTGCACACCGCGTATGGAGGCAGGGATACTCAGGCTTGTGGACACCAAGAAGCACTGAAACAGATTCTGAGGATCCAGCTTGCTCTTATTCTGAGGAAATTAGCCCCACTCATGTCAAAGCTCACACAAAGCAACAACAACAGACTTCCGTATCTGAGGAAAGCAAGCTGTTCGCTGTTGAATCTCATAATGTGAAACCAGTGTCTGCAATGCTTGATTCTGAACCctatgaagaaaaatataaatctAGCAATAATGATAGCAGTAATAATTTGCATCTGCAAAACAGCATCTCTTATGAGACTAGTGAAAACTTTGGAAATCTTGCTGGGAGTGGTTTCTCTAACAGTCAAGGAAATATTAGAGGGAACACAGCTAGGCCCAAGGTGGGCATAGTTCAAAGCTACATGGCAGGACATAAAATGCAACACGGGGTTGGCAAGCGAGAAAAACGGTTTGTTTGTGGCTTCTGCAGAAAAAGTTTCACTTGTCCAAAGTATCTTCAGTCTCACCAGCGGGTTCACACGGGAGAAAAACCCTTCAGCTGCTCTCAGTGTGGGAAGAGGTTCGGCCAAGCTGTTTATCTGAAGAAACATCAGAACGTCCACACGGGAGAGAAACCATTTGTTTGCCCACTGTGTGGGAAGCAGTTTGCAGATGCAAGTAATCTCATCAGACACAAGAGTGTTCATACAGGAGAAAGACCCTTCATCTGA
- the LOC112258333 gene encoding zinc finger and SCAN domain-containing protein 2 isoform X3 → MQAVPMPTVWKDFHIGQSPQETHQCPRWRRKYFTNHFSVSESIPKRAPAQLEQKNELGARLKELIIQKVFHTLLNDCFCNSYHLSCLSLILSPLCENRFADSRCLIRQNCSHRRKTLHLHTVWYMVKEMSKPECIEFKEERQEDTISLQNDSRIKGSVESGADEDNRGVTGHTQTDSLFEDYDPHINADQERKSTIQKFQHTNVAHRVWRQGYSGLWTPRSTETDSEDPACSYSEEISPTHVKAHTKQQQQTSVSEESKLFAVESHNVKPVSAMLDSEPYEEKYKSSNNDSSNNLHLQNSISYETSENFGNLAGSGFSNSQGNIRGNTARPKVGIVQSYMAGHKMQHGVGKREKRFVCGFCRKSFTCPKYLQSHQRVHTGEKPFSCSQCGKRFGQAVYLKKHQNVHTGEKPFVCPLCGKQFADASNLIRHKSVHTGERPFI, encoded by the exons ATGCAAGCAGTTCCGATGCCCACAGTGTGGAAAGACTTTCATATCGGCCAATCACCTCAAGAGACACATCAGTGTCCACGATGGAGAAGAAAGTATTTTACCAACCACTTTTCAGTGAGTGAAAGCATACCCAAACGTGCTCCAGCCCAGCTTGAACAAAAAAATGAATTGGGGGCTCGACTGAAGGAGTTGATCATCCAAAAAGTATTCCATACACTTTTGAATGACTGTTTTTGTAACTCTTATCATTTAAGTTGTTTATCACTCATCCTCAGCCCACTGTGTGAAAATCGGTTTGCGGACTCGAGGTGTCTCATCAGACAAAACTGTTCACACAGGAGAAAGACCCTCCATCTGCATACAGTCTGG TATATGGTGAAGGAGATGAGTAAGCCTGAGTGCATCGAATTCaaagaggaaagacaggaggaCACCATAAGCCTACAGAATGACTCAAGAATTAaag GCAGTGTTGAATCAGGTGCTGATGAAGACAACAGGGGTGTGACTGGACACACTCAGACCGACAGCCTCTTTGAGGACTATGATCCGCACATCAACGCAGACCAAGAGAGGAAAAGCACGATCCAGAAGTTTCAGCATACGAACGTTGCACACCGCGTATGGAGGCAGGGATACTCAGGCTTGTGGACACCAAGAAGCACTGAAACAGATTCTGAGGATCCAGCTTGCTCTTATTCTGAGGAAATTAGCCCCACTCATGTCAAAGCTCACACAAAGCAACAACAACAGACTTCCGTATCTGAGGAAAGCAAGCTGTTCGCTGTTGAATCTCATAATGTGAAACCAGTGTCTGCAATGCTTGATTCTGAACCctatgaagaaaaatataaatctAGCAATAATGATAGCAGTAATAATTTGCATCTGCAAAACAGCATCTCTTATGAGACTAGTGAAAACTTTGGAAATCTTGCTGGGAGTGGTTTCTCTAACAGTCAAGGAAATATTAGAGGGAACACAGCTAGGCCCAAGGTGGGCATAGTTCAAAGCTACATGGCAGGACATAAAATGCAACACGGGGTTGGCAAGCGAGAAAAACGGTTTGTTTGTGGCTTCTGCAGAAAAAGTTTCACTTGTCCAAAGTATCTTCAGTCTCACCAGCGGGTTCACACGGGAGAAAAACCCTTCAGCTGCTCTCAGTGTGGGAAGAGGTTCGGCCAAGCTGTTTATCTGAAGAAACATCAGAACGTCCACACGGGAGAGAAACCATTTGTTTGCCCACTGTGTGGGAAGCAGTTTGCAGATGCAAGTAATCTCATCAGACACAAGAGTGTTCATACAGGAGAAAGACCCTTCATCTGA
- the LOC112258333 gene encoding zinc finger protein 583 isoform X5, protein MVCHSTSTVEQLGLSALLKGRSTDFSLCRLRESSVESGADEDNRGVTGHTQTDSLFEDYDPHINADQERKSTIQKFQHTNVAHRVWRQGYSGLWTPRSTETDSEDPACSYSEEISPTHVKAHTKQQQQTSVSEESKLFAVESHNVKPVSAMLDSEPYEEKYKSSNNDSSNNLHLQNSISYETSENFGNLAGSGFSNSQGNIRGNTARPKVGIVQSYMAGHKMQHGVGKREKRFVCGFCRKSFTCPKYLQSHQRVHTGEKPFSCSQCGKRFGQAVYLKKHQNVHTGEKPFVCPLCGKQFADASNLIRHKSVHTGERPFI, encoded by the exons ATGGTCTGCCATTCAACGTCGACCGtggagcaattaggattaagtgccttgctcaagggcagatcgacagatttttcactttgtcGGCTCAGGGAGA GCAGTGTTGAATCAGGTGCTGATGAAGACAACAGGGGTGTGACTGGACACACTCAGACCGACAGCCTCTTTGAGGACTATGATCCGCACATCAACGCAGACCAAGAGAGGAAAAGCACGATCCAGAAGTTTCAGCATACGAACGTTGCACACCGCGTATGGAGGCAGGGATACTCAGGCTTGTGGACACCAAGAAGCACTGAAACAGATTCTGAGGATCCAGCTTGCTCTTATTCTGAGGAAATTAGCCCCACTCATGTCAAAGCTCACACAAAGCAACAACAACAGACTTCCGTATCTGAGGAAAGCAAGCTGTTCGCTGTTGAATCTCATAATGTGAAACCAGTGTCTGCAATGCTTGATTCTGAACCctatgaagaaaaatataaatctAGCAATAATGATAGCAGTAATAATTTGCATCTGCAAAACAGCATCTCTTATGAGACTAGTGAAAACTTTGGAAATCTTGCTGGGAGTGGTTTCTCTAACAGTCAAGGAAATATTAGAGGGAACACAGCTAGGCCCAAGGTGGGCATAGTTCAAAGCTACATGGCAGGACATAAAATGCAACACGGGGTTGGCAAGCGAGAAAAACGGTTTGTTTGTGGCTTCTGCAGAAAAAGTTTCACTTGTCCAAAGTATCTTCAGTCTCACCAGCGGGTTCACACGGGAGAAAAACCCTTCAGCTGCTCTCAGTGTGGGAAGAGGTTCGGCCAAGCTGTTTATCTGAAGAAACATCAGAACGTCCACACGGGAGAGAAACCATTTGTTTGCCCACTGTGTGGGAAGCAGTTTGCAGATGCAAGTAATCTCATCAGACACAAGAGTGTTCATACAGGAGAAAGACCCTTCATCTGA